In a genomic window of Vespula vulgaris chromosome 13, iyVesVulg1.1, whole genome shotgun sequence:
- the LOC127068393 gene encoding probable WRKY transcription factor protein 1 isoform X1, giving the protein MGKVKKRSILLHSNQSQNVIRNLMLRDLGLHNINKTSTRELESIAETNLVLKSHRELKCDLPGVPRATFLMVFSPDGYVFFHKKVFNTIKNFLLYFRTKLASTHGNHNVYITEVKTGKNIRTLSGHPRTPWCIAFHPSSSQILASGCLGGQVRVWDLSGGSEVWNAKSRTVIASLAFHPSEQLLVIATYNEIHFWDWSQSEPFAVASTRSDKEKVRYVAFDNLGRKLITGIANISPIRSRRDRPSVEQPYRTLLRNPLEGFQDAEAVPRYHHLWDAPLYGYRMVNNYNYARRTRNGNASDLRTTRVTRTVPNAPEVSSDLRDRQRNSPSLRRVFDVIIRHLCTEHGYNTENLHSETLDDENSGEQSENGYWLLEENSNSDSNLDEASTSNASNSRRWTSRWIQLDSSNRNYDNNRTSSLNDPTHTRLTNDEMIQRAQNRFCNRNQIAPMPANSLSYEQPPLFPFRSLQESQFRRLEQSAVPEVHSSSSSLHHRPINPPANASSSTSAKRENSSNENNTQETHIPPKKERVEGESSTENQQQQQQQQQQQQQQQQQGQDSQVENQLRNNNSTFERSVDSNMSELNISRDITGEGFRRWRLSLNRDVGLHPLEIRLRIRLLGRHIDNMQRLCRARLEIVQLQQVRRMWEDLQHQIRSLHVTVRVERQNNNQETAEQSNTSTNAKPSTSGQNSSSMSTDSQSEPTRNFKKILLESYKRENNETADTKVCDQNQPSTSTGITKSSKFMSSEPQSHNSNNDGTENSTNISLSNLLPSESELRDMQPHNLSNILDSLYSQCQNCNLPDNSQYTNNAINDHTYSNLTTNDENIQLPSISSLVSNIGITSNLPTISAITTTTSQSPSVSHLVNNEVNNPSSVNETGQTSENVEYSSEDVNTHLNKHLNDNTNNNEYVNTNTEDSSNIPENFNPRIQPESSSNNINLQNRQYMYQRICKYGRRMYLRNPRLLPLGAKRGSRSQSSSDTSRFCESVRRPWHLRRNPPNVCDSTSNENSNERNQVQSTSEFLQVMILRLEFLVRQQRALAQNNNVARGFDSDSQIDNITDSENQEIEQIREATRLRARQVLSLMVEGLTQFFETNRPENGSQSNMLYEQIYKMYVLLHLALELTDLLLAQLVTTRRELESSQYGPYSTDLSSQSNNRTEIPRSNSLDNSLQTEEYNPSSNVQALSENNDDTEIFERNLDTENPGTSLEMNQTNTEDLFSVHANRNYHNMAERLKRLFFHPQQLDAESEGNNTEERQNLNHLTSHVNNSISTDNATLTAQNHEFQQAGTSTGHNLSEHALSAEVQNIVERIQSNSSVNTDSSTDSRRQNNVQPLGSNIIYRNNGSRELRFHELSAAINRRGFRNNWQNISSGLNQHSQETEQRIPRPNSSNWGNFIPSEQSTRRPLNFQGSTLSAPIIRRASTPIRGYVRRYPTLQRERFRRRISYRNGVSRRQELNIPVIRVNGIPLNELHNLPGNQRRRLNAPPHIPSPYFIDNFPNDVERNGNNNNNNINNNNNNNNNNNNNNNNNVNVNNNNNNNYNNYNYYHHQPGPSSIHQNNNRYRQNLGIHQILSPIVFAQAMWRNRFVRYSEFGNSNSAVRNITNSTGGGGSGGGSGSASGSGGGGGGGSGGGGGGSGGGGGGGGGGGGGGGGGGGGGGGGGGGGGSGDGDGDGDGGGISGGGQDTGNDDSDDIDLGDHIPVSMTVNGFEIQSYRVQAWDFSTGEIPDITDSKKNIVVRECKIHNDASIDISSDGKLLTTLLPSGRINVTTTLGIYSLQWETLGERIYSTKIDQTVVSVSMSPTRQHLLVGLASRRSRARGFLMALLYKLTDKESTKEKQCLVEQIDPECYNSYEPSDSYRTDEFIHGIDNFGNTRQNNDDIDRQDQDWRHRSMRTDIDIKDNKRNMVLIRKLLLYIPGSTGYVSLNCIRWAPQPGQGMVYATNTGQLNILH; this is encoded by the exons ATGGGGAAAGTCAAAAAAAGGTCGATATTGCTACATAGCAATCAATCTCAGAATGTGATACGCAACCTAATGTTAAGAGATTTAGGTcttcataatataaataaaactagtACACGAGAACTTGAATCAATAGCGGAAACAAATCTTGTTTTGAAGAGTCATAGAGAGTTG aaatgtgATTTACCTGGTGTTCCTAGAGCAACTTTTTTAATGGTCTTTAGTCCTGATGGGTatgttttttttcataaaaaggTATTTAacacaattaaaaattttctattatatttcaggACTAAACTGGCATCTACACATGGAAATcacaatgtatatattacagaaGTTAAGACAGGGAAGAATATAAGAACTCTTTCCGGCCATCCACGTACACCTTGGTGTATAGCTTTCCATCCATCTTCAAGTCAGATATTAGCTTCTGGTTGTCTTGGTGGTCAAGTTCGTGTATGGGATTTAAGT GGAGGTAGCGAAGTATGGAATGCTAAAAGTCGTACAGTCATTGCATCTCTTGCATTTCATCCATCTGAACAGTTGCTTGTAATAGCAACTTataatgaaattcatttttgGGATTGGAGTCAATCGGAACCTTTTGCAGTAGCTTCAACGCGatcggataaagaaaaagtgag gtATGTAGCATTCGATAATCTcggaagaaaattaatcacAGGTATCGCAAATATATCACCAATTCGATCACGGAGGGATCGTCCTTCTGTAGAGCAGCCGTACAGAACTCTATTAag aaatcCATTGGAAGGTTTTCAAGATGCTGAAGCAGTACCTCGCTATCATCATTTATGGGATGCGCCTCTTTATGGATACAGAATggtgaataattataattatgcaAGAAGAACACGAAACGGTAACGCATCTGATCTGAGAACTACAAGAGTGACAAGAACTGTTCCCAATGCACCAGAGGTATCATCCGACCTAAGAGATCGACAAAG AAATTCCCCTTCATTAAGGAGAGTATTCGATGTAATTATAAGACATTTATGCACAGAGCATGGGTATAATACAGAAAATTTACACAGTGAAACTTTGGATGACGAAAATAGTGGAGAACAATCAGAGAATGGATATTGGCTCCTGGAAGAAAATAGTAATTCAGATTCCAACCTTGACGAAGCCAGTACAAGTAATGCTTCTAATTCACGAAGATGGACCAGTCGTTGGATTCAATTAGACTCCTCCAACagaaattatgataataatcgtaCATCGTCGCTCAATGATCCAACGCATACGAGACTCACGAACGATGAGATGATTCAAAGAGCTCAGAATAGGTTCTGCAATAGAAATCAAATTGCCCCTATGCCTGCGAATTCTCTAAGCTACGAACAGCCACCGTTATTTCCGTTCAGAAGTTTGCAAGAAAGTCAATTTAGGAGACTAGAACAAAGCGCAGTGCCAGAAGTTCATTCTTCCAGTAGTTCGCTTCATCATCGGCCAATAAATCCTCCTGCGAATGCAAGTAGTAGTACGTcggcgaaaagagaaaattcaagCAATGAGAACAACACGCAAGAAACACATATTCCtccaaagaaggaaagagtagAAGGGGAAAGTTCAACGGaaaatcaacaacaacaacaacaacaacaacagcaacagcaacagcaacaacaacaaggaCAAGATAGTCAAGTTGAAAATCAATTAAGAAACAATAACTCTACTTTCGAACGATCTGTAGATAGTAATATGAGCGAATTGAATATCAGCAGAGATATAACTGGAGAAGGATTCAGAAGATGGAGATTGTCCCTGAATCGAGATGTCGGTCTTCATCCTTTAGAAATTCGACTGAGAATACGCCTCCTTGGACGACATATAGATAATATGCAACGTTTGTGTAG AGCCAGATTAGAAATTGTTCAACTGCAGCAAGTTCGTAGGATGTGGGAAGACTTGCAACATCAAATACGTTCGCTACATGTAACCGTACGAGTTGAGAGACAAAACAATAATCAAGAAACAGCAGAACAATCGAATACAAGTACAAATGCTAAACCTTCGACGTCTGGTCAGAATTCCTCTTCAATGTCGACAGATTCTCAAAGTGAACCTACTAGAAACtttaaaaagattcttttaGAAAGttataagagagagaataacgaGACTGCTGATACGAAAGTGTGCGATCAAAATCAACCTTCAACATCTACAGGGATAACGAAATCATCCAAATTTATGAGCAGCGAACCACAAAGTCACAATAGCAATAACGATGGGACAGAAAATTCGACGAACATAAGCCTTTCGAATTTATTACCAAGTGAATCTGAATTAAGAGATATGCAACCGcataatttatcgaatatattggACAGTCTTTACTCGCAATGTCAGAATTGTAATCTTCCTGATAATTCGCAGTACACGAATAATGCGATAAATGATCATACTTATTCGAATTTAACAACCAACGatgaaaatatacaattacCAAGTATATCAAGTCTTGTTTCTAATATTGGAATCACGTCAAACTTACCAACAATTTCTGCAATCACCACTACAACTTCGCAATCGCCTAGCGTTTCGCATTTAGTTAATAACGAAGTAAATAATCCAAGTTCTGTTAATGAAACAGGGCAGACGAGTGAAAATGTAGAGTATTCTTCCGAGGATGTAAATACGCATCTCAATAAACATCTTAatgataatactaataataacgaatacgTTAATACCAATACAGAAGATTCATCAAATATTCCTGAAAATTTTAATCCAAGAATACAACCCGAATCGTCgtcaaataatatcaatttacaAAACAGACAGTACATGTACCAAAGAATTTGTAAATATGGCCGCCGAATGTACTTAAG aaatccAAGATTATTGCCACTGGGAGCTAAAAGAGGCTCTAGATCACAATCGAGTAGCGACACTTCTCGTTTTTGTGAAAGTGTAAGAAGGCCATGGCATTTACGTAGAAATCCACCGAACGTATGCGATAGTACGTCCAATGAAAATAGTAATGAAAGAAATCAAGTGCAAAGTACTTCAGAATTTTTACAAGTAATGATACTTCGATTGGAGTTCTTAGTTCGTCAGCAAAGAGCTCTCGCTCAAAATAATAACGTTGCTAGGGGTTTTGATAGTGATAGTCAAATAGACAATATCACGGATAGTGAAAATCAAGAAATTGAACAGATTCGAGAAGCTACTCGTCTTCGAGCTAG GCAAGTTCTTAGTTTGATGGTTGAAGGTTTAACGCAATTCTTTGAAACTAACAGACCTGAGAATGGATCGCAAAGTAATATGCTTTATGAACAAATCTATA aaatgtaTGTTTTACTGCACTTAGCATTAGAATTAACGGATTTGTTATTAGCTCAATTGGTAACTACGAGACGAGAATTGGAGTCTAGTCAATATGGGCCATATAGTACCGATCTTTCATCTCAAAGTAATAATAGGACAGAAATACCTCGAAGTAATAGTTTAGACAATAGTTTACAAACGGAAGAATACAATCCAAGCAGCAACGTGCAAGCGTTATCAGAAAATAACGACGACACtgaaatttttgaaagaaatcttGATACAGAAAATCCTGGAACATCCCTTGAGATGAATCAGACAAATACGGAGGATCTTTTCTCGGTACACGCTAATAGAAACTATCACAATATGGCagaacgattaaaaagatTGTTCTTTCATCCGCAACAACTTGATGCTGAATCAGAAGGCAATAATACGGAGGAACGTCAAAATTTGAATCATCTGACTTCACACGTGAATAATTCCATAAGTACGGATAACGCTACTCTCACTGCACAAAATCATGAGTTTCAGCAAGCGGGTACAAGCACCGGTCATAATTTATCGGAGCATGCTTTGTCCGCTGAGGTACAGAATATCGTTGAAAGGATTCAAAGTAATAGTTCTGTTAATACCGATAGCTCGACGGATAGTAGAAGACAAAATAATGTGCAACCTCTAGGTAGTAACATTATCTACAGAAATAATGGTTCTCGTGAGTTACGTTTTCATGAGCTTAGTGCAGCAATTAACAGAAGAGGATTTAGAAACAATTGGCAAAACATATCGTCTGGACTCAATCAGCATTCGCAAGAAACTGAACAAAGAATTCCAAGACCAAACTCTTCTAATTGGGGTAACTTTATTCCAAGCGAACAAAGTACGAGAAGACCATTAAATTTCCAAGGGTCTACTTTATCAGCGCCGATAATAAGAAGAGCGTCTACGCCTATTCGAGGATATGTTAGAAGATACCCTACACTTCAAAGGGAACGTTTCAGACGTAGAATATCTTATAGAAACGGAGTATCTCGTAGACAAGAATTAAATATTCCTGTTATACGAGTAAACGGAATTCCATTGAACGAATTGCATAATTTGCCAGGAAATCAAAGAAGGAGACTTAATGCTCCACCTCATATTCCTTCGccatattttattgataattttccTAATGACGTTGAAAGAAAtggtaataacaataacaataatattaataataacaataacaacaacaacaacaacaataataataataataataatgttaatgttaataataacaataataataattataataattataattattatcatcatcaacCTGGACCAAGCTCGAtacatcaaaataataatagatacagg CAGAATCTAGGGATACATCAGATATTAAGTCCAATAGTTTTTGCACAAGCAATGTGGCGTAATCGCTTTGTACGTTATTCCGAATTTGGGAATAGCAATTCAGCAGTTCGAAATATTACCAATAGTactggaggaggaggaagtggAGGTGGAAGTGGAAGTGCAAGTGGAAGtggcggaggaggaggaggaggtagtggtggtggtggtggtggtagtggtggtggaggtggaggtggaggtggaggtggaggtggaggtggaggtggaggtggaggcggtggtggaggtggtggcgGAGGTGGAAGTGGAGACGGAGAcggagatggagatggaggAGGAATAAGTGGCGGAGGACAAGATACTGGAAACGATGATAGCGACGATATCGATCTAGGAG ATCACATACCAGTTAGTATGACTGTTAATGGCTTTGAAATTCAGAGTTATCGGGTTCAAGCATGGGATTTTTCAACAGGTGAAATTCCAGACATAACTGACT CCAAGAAAAACATTGTCGTGCGTGAATGTAAGATTCATAATGACGCAAGTATTGATATTTCGTCCGATGGGAAATTATTAACGACCCTGTTACCATCGGGACGTATAAATGTCACGACGACGTTAG GTATATACAGTTTACAATGGGAAACTTTAGgagaaagaatttattcgACGAAAATCGATCAGACGGTTGTCTCTGTATCGATGTCACCAACAAGGCAACATCTCCTAGTGGGTTTGGCATCACGAAGAAGTCGTGCAAGAGGATTTCTAATGGCATTGCTTTA
- the LOC127068393 gene encoding probable WRKY transcription factor protein 1 isoform X4, which yields MGKVKKRSILLHSNQSQNVIRNLMLRDLGLHNINKTSTRELESIAETNLVLKSHRELKCDLPGVPRATFLMVFSPDGTKLASTHGNHNVYITEVKTGKNIRTLSGHPRTPWCIAFHPSSSQILASGCLGGQVRVWDLSGGSEVWNAKSRTVIASLAFHPSEQLLVIATYNEIHFWDWSQSEPFAVASTRSDKEKVRYVAFDNLGRKLITGIANISPIRSRRDRPSVEQPYRTLLRNPLEGFQDAEAVPRYHHLWDAPLYGYRMVNNYNYARRTRNGNASDLRTTRVTRTVPNAPEVSSDLRDRQRNSPSLRRVFDVIIRHLCTEHGYNTENLHSETLDDENSGEQSENGYWLLEENSNSDSNLDEASTSNASNSRRWTSRWIQLDSSNRNYDNNRTSSLNDPTHTRLTNDEMIQRAQNRFCNRNQIAPMPANSLSYEQPPLFPFRSLQESQFRRLEQSAVPEVHSSSSSLHHRPINPPANASSSTSAKRENSSNENNTQETHIPPKKERVEGESSTENQQQQQQQQQQQQQQQQQGQDSQVENQLRNNNSTFERSVDSNMSELNISRDITGEGFRRWRLSLNRDVGLHPLEIRLRIRLLGRHIDNMQRLCRARLEIVQLQQVRRMWEDLQHQIRSLHVTVRVERQNNNQETAEQSNTSTNAKPSTSGQNSSSMSTDSQSEPTRNFKKILLESYKRENNETADTKVCDQNQPSTSTGITKSSKFMSSEPQSHNSNNDGTENSTNISLSNLLPSESELRDMQPHNLSNILDSLYSQCQNCNLPDNSQYTNNAINDHTYSNLTTNDENIQLPSISSLVSNIGITSNLPTISAITTTTSQSPSVSHLVNNEVNNPSSVNETGQTSENVEYSSEDVNTHLNKHLNDNTNNNEYVNTNTEDSSNIPENFNPRIQPESSSNNINLQNRQYMYQRICKYGRRMYLRNPRLLPLGAKRGSRSQSSSDTSRFCESVRRPWHLRRNPPNVCDSTSNENSNERNQVQSTSEFLQVMILRLEFLVRQQRALAQNNNVARGFDSDSQIDNITDSENQEIEQIREATRLRARQVLSLMVEGLTQFFETNRPENGSQSNMLYEQIYKMYVLLHLALELTDLLLAQLVTTRRELESSQYGPYSTDLSSQSNNRTEIPRSNSLDNSLQTEEYNPSSNVQALSENNDDTEIFERNLDTENPGTSLEMNQTNTEDLFSVHANRNYHNMAERLKRLFFHPQQLDAESEGNNTEERQNLNHLTSHVNNSISTDNATLTAQNHEFQQAGTSTGHNLSEHALSAEVQNIVERIQSNSSVNTDSSTDSRRQNNVQPLGSNIIYRNNGSRELRFHELSAAINRRGFRNNWQNISSGLNQHSQETEQRIPRPNSSNWGNFIPSEQSTRRPLNFQGSTLSAPIIRRASTPIRGYVRRYPTLQRERFRRRISYRNGVSRRQELNIPVIRVNGIPLNELHNLPGNQRRRLNAPPHIPSPYFIDNFPNDVERNGNNNNNNINNNNNNNNNNNNNNNNNVNVNNNNNNNYNNYNYYHHQPGPSSIHQNNNRYRQNLGIHQILSPIVFAQAMWRNRFVRYSEFGNSNSAVRNITNSTGGGGSGGGSGSASGSGGGGGGGSGGGGGGSGGGGGGGGGGGGGGGGGGGGGGGGGGGGGSGDGDGDGDGGGISGGGQDTGNDDSDDIDLGDHIPVSMTVNGFEIQSYRVQAWDFSTGEIPDITDSKKNIVVRECKIHNDASIDISSDGKLLTTLLPSGRINVTTTLGIYSLQWETLGERIYSTKIDQTVVSVSMSPTRQHLLVGLASRRSRARGFLMALLYKLTDKESTKEKQCLVEQIDPECYNSYEPSDSYRTDEFIHGIDNFGNTRQNNDDIDRQDQDWRHRSMRTDIDIKDNKRNMVLIRKLLLYIPGSTGYVSLNCIRWAPQPGQGMVYATNTGQLNILH from the exons ATGGGGAAAGTCAAAAAAAGGTCGATATTGCTACATAGCAATCAATCTCAGAATGTGATACGCAACCTAATGTTAAGAGATTTAGGTcttcataatataaataaaactagtACACGAGAACTTGAATCAATAGCGGAAACAAATCTTGTTTTGAAGAGTCATAGAGAGTTG aaatgtgATTTACCTGGTGTTCCTAGAGCAACTTTTTTAATGGTCTTTAGTCCTGATGG gACTAAACTGGCATCTACACATGGAAATcacaatgtatatattacagaaGTTAAGACAGGGAAGAATATAAGAACTCTTTCCGGCCATCCACGTACACCTTGGTGTATAGCTTTCCATCCATCTTCAAGTCAGATATTAGCTTCTGGTTGTCTTGGTGGTCAAGTTCGTGTATGGGATTTAAGT GGAGGTAGCGAAGTATGGAATGCTAAAAGTCGTACAGTCATTGCATCTCTTGCATTTCATCCATCTGAACAGTTGCTTGTAATAGCAACTTataatgaaattcatttttgGGATTGGAGTCAATCGGAACCTTTTGCAGTAGCTTCAACGCGatcggataaagaaaaagtgag gtATGTAGCATTCGATAATCTcggaagaaaattaatcacAGGTATCGCAAATATATCACCAATTCGATCACGGAGGGATCGTCCTTCTGTAGAGCAGCCGTACAGAACTCTATTAag aaatcCATTGGAAGGTTTTCAAGATGCTGAAGCAGTACCTCGCTATCATCATTTATGGGATGCGCCTCTTTATGGATACAGAATggtgaataattataattatgcaAGAAGAACACGAAACGGTAACGCATCTGATCTGAGAACTACAAGAGTGACAAGAACTGTTCCCAATGCACCAGAGGTATCATCCGACCTAAGAGATCGACAAAG AAATTCCCCTTCATTAAGGAGAGTATTCGATGTAATTATAAGACATTTATGCACAGAGCATGGGTATAATACAGAAAATTTACACAGTGAAACTTTGGATGACGAAAATAGTGGAGAACAATCAGAGAATGGATATTGGCTCCTGGAAGAAAATAGTAATTCAGATTCCAACCTTGACGAAGCCAGTACAAGTAATGCTTCTAATTCACGAAGATGGACCAGTCGTTGGATTCAATTAGACTCCTCCAACagaaattatgataataatcgtaCATCGTCGCTCAATGATCCAACGCATACGAGACTCACGAACGATGAGATGATTCAAAGAGCTCAGAATAGGTTCTGCAATAGAAATCAAATTGCCCCTATGCCTGCGAATTCTCTAAGCTACGAACAGCCACCGTTATTTCCGTTCAGAAGTTTGCAAGAAAGTCAATTTAGGAGACTAGAACAAAGCGCAGTGCCAGAAGTTCATTCTTCCAGTAGTTCGCTTCATCATCGGCCAATAAATCCTCCTGCGAATGCAAGTAGTAGTACGTcggcgaaaagagaaaattcaagCAATGAGAACAACACGCAAGAAACACATATTCCtccaaagaaggaaagagtagAAGGGGAAAGTTCAACGGaaaatcaacaacaacaacaacaacaacaacagcaacagcaacagcaacaacaacaaggaCAAGATAGTCAAGTTGAAAATCAATTAAGAAACAATAACTCTACTTTCGAACGATCTGTAGATAGTAATATGAGCGAATTGAATATCAGCAGAGATATAACTGGAGAAGGATTCAGAAGATGGAGATTGTCCCTGAATCGAGATGTCGGTCTTCATCCTTTAGAAATTCGACTGAGAATACGCCTCCTTGGACGACATATAGATAATATGCAACGTTTGTGTAG AGCCAGATTAGAAATTGTTCAACTGCAGCAAGTTCGTAGGATGTGGGAAGACTTGCAACATCAAATACGTTCGCTACATGTAACCGTACGAGTTGAGAGACAAAACAATAATCAAGAAACAGCAGAACAATCGAATACAAGTACAAATGCTAAACCTTCGACGTCTGGTCAGAATTCCTCTTCAATGTCGACAGATTCTCAAAGTGAACCTACTAGAAACtttaaaaagattcttttaGAAAGttataagagagagaataacgaGACTGCTGATACGAAAGTGTGCGATCAAAATCAACCTTCAACATCTACAGGGATAACGAAATCATCCAAATTTATGAGCAGCGAACCACAAAGTCACAATAGCAATAACGATGGGACAGAAAATTCGACGAACATAAGCCTTTCGAATTTATTACCAAGTGAATCTGAATTAAGAGATATGCAACCGcataatttatcgaatatattggACAGTCTTTACTCGCAATGTCAGAATTGTAATCTTCCTGATAATTCGCAGTACACGAATAATGCGATAAATGATCATACTTATTCGAATTTAACAACCAACGatgaaaatatacaattacCAAGTATATCAAGTCTTGTTTCTAATATTGGAATCACGTCAAACTTACCAACAATTTCTGCAATCACCACTACAACTTCGCAATCGCCTAGCGTTTCGCATTTAGTTAATAACGAAGTAAATAATCCAAGTTCTGTTAATGAAACAGGGCAGACGAGTGAAAATGTAGAGTATTCTTCCGAGGATGTAAATACGCATCTCAATAAACATCTTAatgataatactaataataacgaatacgTTAATACCAATACAGAAGATTCATCAAATATTCCTGAAAATTTTAATCCAAGAATACAACCCGAATCGTCgtcaaataatatcaatttacaAAACAGACAGTACATGTACCAAAGAATTTGTAAATATGGCCGCCGAATGTACTTAAG aaatccAAGATTATTGCCACTGGGAGCTAAAAGAGGCTCTAGATCACAATCGAGTAGCGACACTTCTCGTTTTTGTGAAAGTGTAAGAAGGCCATGGCATTTACGTAGAAATCCACCGAACGTATGCGATAGTACGTCCAATGAAAATAGTAATGAAAGAAATCAAGTGCAAAGTACTTCAGAATTTTTACAAGTAATGATACTTCGATTGGAGTTCTTAGTTCGTCAGCAAAGAGCTCTCGCTCAAAATAATAACGTTGCTAGGGGTTTTGATAGTGATAGTCAAATAGACAATATCACGGATAGTGAAAATCAAGAAATTGAACAGATTCGAGAAGCTACTCGTCTTCGAGCTAG GCAAGTTCTTAGTTTGATGGTTGAAGGTTTAACGCAATTCTTTGAAACTAACAGACCTGAGAATGGATCGCAAAGTAATATGCTTTATGAACAAATCTATA aaatgtaTGTTTTACTGCACTTAGCATTAGAATTAACGGATTTGTTATTAGCTCAATTGGTAACTACGAGACGAGAATTGGAGTCTAGTCAATATGGGCCATATAGTACCGATCTTTCATCTCAAAGTAATAATAGGACAGAAATACCTCGAAGTAATAGTTTAGACAATAGTTTACAAACGGAAGAATACAATCCAAGCAGCAACGTGCAAGCGTTATCAGAAAATAACGACGACACtgaaatttttgaaagaaatcttGATACAGAAAATCCTGGAACATCCCTTGAGATGAATCAGACAAATACGGAGGATCTTTTCTCGGTACACGCTAATAGAAACTATCACAATATGGCagaacgattaaaaagatTGTTCTTTCATCCGCAACAACTTGATGCTGAATCAGAAGGCAATAATACGGAGGAACGTCAAAATTTGAATCATCTGACTTCACACGTGAATAATTCCATAAGTACGGATAACGCTACTCTCACTGCACAAAATCATGAGTTTCAGCAAGCGGGTACAAGCACCGGTCATAATTTATCGGAGCATGCTTTGTCCGCTGAGGTACAGAATATCGTTGAAAGGATTCAAAGTAATAGTTCTGTTAATACCGATAGCTCGACGGATAGTAGAAGACAAAATAATGTGCAACCTCTAGGTAGTAACATTATCTACAGAAATAATGGTTCTCGTGAGTTACGTTTTCATGAGCTTAGTGCAGCAATTAACAGAAGAGGATTTAGAAACAATTGGCAAAACATATCGTCTGGACTCAATCAGCATTCGCAAGAAACTGAACAAAGAATTCCAAGACCAAACTCTTCTAATTGGGGTAACTTTATTCCAAGCGAACAAAGTACGAGAAGACCATTAAATTTCCAAGGGTCTACTTTATCAGCGCCGATAATAAGAAGAGCGTCTACGCCTATTCGAGGATATGTTAGAAGATACCCTACACTTCAAAGGGAACGTTTCAGACGTAGAATATCTTATAGAAACGGAGTATCTCGTAGACAAGAATTAAATATTCCTGTTATACGAGTAAACGGAATTCCATTGAACGAATTGCATAATTTGCCAGGAAATCAAAGAAGGAGACTTAATGCTCCACCTCATATTCCTTCGccatattttattgataattttccTAATGACGTTGAAAGAAAtggtaataacaataacaataatattaataataacaataacaacaacaacaacaacaataataataataataataatgttaatgttaataataacaataataataattataataattataattattatcatcatcaacCTGGACCAAGCTCGAtacatcaaaataataatagatacagg CAGAATCTAGGGATACATCAGATATTAAGTCCAATAGTTTTTGCACAAGCAATGTGGCGTAATCGCTTTGTACGTTATTCCGAATTTGGGAATAGCAATTCAGCAGTTCGAAATATTACCAATAGTactggaggaggaggaagtggAGGTGGAAGTGGAAGTGCAAGTGGAAGtggcggaggaggaggaggaggtagtggtggtggtggtggtggtagtggtggtggaggtggaggtggaggtggaggtggaggtggaggtggaggtggaggtggaggcggtggtggaggtggtggcgGAGGTGGAAGTGGAGACGGAGAcggagatggagatggaggAGGAATAAGTGGCGGAGGACAAGATACTGGAAACGATGATAGCGACGATATCGATCTAGGAG ATCACATACCAGTTAGTATGACTGTTAATGGCTTTGAAATTCAGAGTTATCGGGTTCAAGCATGGGATTTTTCAACAGGTGAAATTCCAGACATAACTGACT CCAAGAAAAACATTGTCGTGCGTGAATGTAAGATTCATAATGACGCAAGTATTGATATTTCGTCCGATGGGAAATTATTAACGACCCTGTTACCATCGGGACGTATAAATGTCACGACGACGTTAG GTATATACAGTTTACAATGGGAAACTTTAGgagaaagaatttattcgACGAAAATCGATCAGACGGTTGTCTCTGTATCGATGTCACCAACAAGGCAACATCTCCTAGTGGGTTTGGCATCACGAAGAAGTCGTGCAAGAGGATTTCTAATGGCATTGCTTTA